A window of the Gossypium hirsutum isolate 1008001.06 chromosome A05, Gossypium_hirsutum_v2.1, whole genome shotgun sequence genome harbors these coding sequences:
- the LOC107958674 gene encoding VIN3-like protein 2 isoform X3: MDEKRELVYELSKRTSRASEMLQSWSRQEILQILCAEMGKERKYTGLTKLKIIENLLKIVAEKNSGDHESVMDPEMQSSPTIGQRTAKRQRKADHPCRLPVPVNDFATNNGGDDMTNAIYCKNSACKASLRQEDTFCKRCSCCICYKFDDNKDPSLWLICSSEPPFQGNSCGMSCHLECALKHEKSGFLKDKRHAGLDGIFYCVPCGKVNDLLGCWRKQLMAAKDTRRVDILCYRVSLGQKLLNGTQKYQKLSEIIDEAVKKLEAEVGPLTGVPVKMGRGIVNRLSSGPEVQKLCSSAVELLDKMIFDMISNSLPAGSSPKPPSIIRFEDVRPTSVTVIVGSEETLPGVNVGYTLWYRKVHDMEYPERPICTMLVPNMRYVATGLTPATEYRFKIVSFNGTRWEIPISTACIGDEVPSCPVMGISQSPTTNCSSLSNPSSVEDETNNVTLYSDQNDDRADNYLTYCKDTDKIVSTNLCEGGPNTGEVSLLCMDRAIVGPLLDSDVVNVEKKHTLDDPITEDTSTDNGSDALVQIGTECVPFVGCSEAALPVTPCRMEIVKDGQGRSGRSKTSNKDLENQTGNAEDHQDGSSSKKRSGERRDEECVENGLLEMDFEHCVKVIRWLECEGHIEKNFRQKFLTWYSLRATTQEVRVVKVFMDILNADPASLAEQLVDTFSDCIWSKKSSVVPAGLCMKLWH; the protein is encoded by the exons ATGGATGAAAAGAGAGAACTAGTCTATGAATTATCAAAGAGGACAAGTAGGGCCTCCGAAATGCTACAATCATGGAGCCGTCAAGAGATTTTACAAATCCTATGTGCTGAGATGGGGAAAGAAAGGAAATATACTGGCTTGACTAAGCTGAAAATTATAGAAAACCTTTTGAAAATTGTAGCCGAAAAGAATTCAGGGGATCATGAGAGTGTAATGGATCCTGAAATGCAATCCTCCCCAACAATTGGTCAGAGAACAGCCAAAAGGCAGAGGAAAGCTGATCATCCTTGTCGACTGCCTGTTCCTGTCAATGATTTTGCAACCAACAATGGTGGCGATGACATGACCAATGCTATTTATTGTAAAAACTCGGCTTGCAAGGCCAGCTTGAGACAAGAAGATACATTTTGCAAGAGGTGTTCCTGCTGCATTTGTTATAAGTTTGATGACAACAAGGATCCTAGCCTGTGGTTAATATGCAGCTCAGAGCCTCCTTTCCAGGGCAATTCTTGTGGCATGTCATGTCATCTTGAGTGTGCTTTAAAACATGAGAAGTCTGGTTTTCTAAAAGATAAACGGCATGCTGGACTTGATGGGATCTTTTATTGTGTACCATGTGGGAAAGTAAATGATTTGCTTGG GTGCTGGAGAAAACAATTGATGGCTGCAAAAGATACGAGGAGGGTGGACATACTCTGTTATCGTGTCTCTTTAGGCCAAAAACTTCTTAATGgtactcaaaagtaccaaaaactTTCTGAGATCATCGATGAAGCAGTTAAGAAGCTTGAAGCTGAAGTAGGTCCATTAACTGGTGTGCCTGTGAAGATGGGTAGGGGTATCGTCAACAGGCTTTCTTCTGGACCTGAGGTTCAGAAACTATGTTCTTCTGCGGTGGAGTTGCttgataaaatgatttttgatatgatctcaaattctttaccag CAGGTTCAAGCCCAAAACCTCCATCAATTATACGCTTTGAAGATGTTCGACCAACTTCCGTTACTGTGATTGTGGGTTCTGAAGAAACTTTACCAGGCGTTAATGTTGGTTACACTTTGTGGTATCGCAAGGTTCATGATATGGAATATCCTGAAAGACCGATTTGTACCATGTTAGTGCCAAATATGAGGTATGTTGCCACAGGGTTGACTCCAGCTACAGAGTATCGTTTCAAAATTGTCTCCTTTAATGGGACAAGATGGGAAATTCCGATTTCAACAGCCTGTATCGGAGATGAAGTCCCAAGCTGCCCTGTTATGGGAATAAGTCAAAGCCCAACAACCAACTGTAGTAGCCTTTCTAATCCATCTTCTGTGGAGGATGAAACTAATAATGTTACTCTGTATAGTGATCAGAATGATGACCGGGCAGACAATTATCTGACATATTGCAAGGACACTGATAAAATTGTTTCCACAAATCTATGTGAAGGTGGCCCTAACACGGGTGAAGTTTCTCTATTGTGCATGGACCGTGCTATAGTTGGTCCCTTGCTCGATTCAGATGTCGTAAATGTTGAGAAAAAACACACATTGGATGACCCAATTACGGAGGATACAAGCACTGATAATGGTTCTGATGCCCTGGTTCAGATTGGTACTGAGTGCGTGCCGTTTGTGGGTTGTTCAGAAGCTGCCCTTCCTGTTACTCCCTGTAGGATGGAAATAGTTAAAGATGGGCAAGGAAGGAGTGGGAGAAGTAAAACCAGCAACAAGGACCTAGAGAATCAGACCGGGAATGCAGAAGATCACCAAGACGGAAGCTCCTCCAAGAAGAGAAGTGGGGAAAGACGGGATGAAGAATGCGTGGAAAATGGACTCTTAGAAATGGATTTCGAGCATTGTGTGAAGGTAATCAGATGGTTGGAATGTGAAGGACATATCGAGAAGAACTTCAGGCAAAAATTCCTAACCTGGTATAGTTTGAGAGCCACTACACAAGAAGTGAGGGTTGTGAAGGTATTCATGGATATCTTGAATGCAGACCCGGCATCGCTTGCTGAGCAACTGGTGGACACGTTCTCGGATTGTATCTGGAGCAAAAAATCGTCTGTGGTGCCTGCTGGTCTTTGTATGAAGCTTTGGCATTGA
- the LOC107958674 gene encoding VIN3-like protein 2 isoform X1, with product MDFSFEGVALDPSKCSKLSMDEKRELVYELSKRTSRASEMLQSWSRQEILQILCAEMGKERKYTGLTKLKIIENLLKIVAEKNSGDHESVMDPEMQSSPTIGQRTAKRQRKADHPCRLPVPVNDFATNNGGDDMTNAIYCKNSACKASLRQEDTFCKRCSCCICYKFDDNKDPSLWLICSSEPPFQGNSCGMSCHLECALKHEKSGFLKDKRHAGLDGIFYCVPCGKVNDLLGCWRKQLMAAKDTRRVDILCYRVSLGQKLLNGTQKYQKLSEIIDEAVKKLEAEVGPLTGVPVKMGRGIVNRLSSGPEVQKLCSSAVELLDKMIFDMISNSLPAGSSPKPPSIIRFEDVRPTSVTVIVGSEETLPGVNVGYTLWYRKVHDMEYPERPICTMLVPNMRYVATGLTPATEYRFKIVSFNGTRWEIPISTACIGDEVPSCPVMGISQSPTTNCSSLSNPSSVEDETNNVTLYSDQNDDRADNYLTYCKDTDKIVSTNLCEGGPNTGEVSLLCMDRAIVGPLLDSDVVNVEKKHTLDDPITEDTSTDNGSDALVQIGTECVPFVGCSEAALPVTPCRMEIVKDGQGRSGRSKTSNKDLENQTGNAEDHQDGSSSKKRSGERRDEECVENGLLEMDFEHCVKVIRWLECEGHIEKNFRQKFLTWYSLRATTQEVRVVKVFMDILNADPASLAEQLVDTFSDCIWSKKSSVVPAGLCMKLWH from the exons ATGGATTTCTCTTTTGagg GAGTTGCACTTGATCCATCAAAATGTAGTAAATTGAGTATGGATGAAAAGAGAGAACTAGTCTATGAATTATCAAAGAGGACAAGTAGGGCCTCCGAAATGCTACAATCATGGAGCCGTCAAGAGATTTTACAAATCCTATGTGCTGAGATGGGGAAAGAAAGGAAATATACTGGCTTGACTAAGCTGAAAATTATAGAAAACCTTTTGAAAATTGTAGCCGAAAAGAATTCAGGGGATCATGAGAGTGTAATGGATCCTGAAATGCAATCCTCCCCAACAATTGGTCAGAGAACAGCCAAAAGGCAGAGGAAAGCTGATCATCCTTGTCGACTGCCTGTTCCTGTCAATGATTTTGCAACCAACAATGGTGGCGATGACATGACCAATGCTATTTATTGTAAAAACTCGGCTTGCAAGGCCAGCTTGAGACAAGAAGATACATTTTGCAAGAGGTGTTCCTGCTGCATTTGTTATAAGTTTGATGACAACAAGGATCCTAGCCTGTGGTTAATATGCAGCTCAGAGCCTCCTTTCCAGGGCAATTCTTGTGGCATGTCATGTCATCTTGAGTGTGCTTTAAAACATGAGAAGTCTGGTTTTCTAAAAGATAAACGGCATGCTGGACTTGATGGGATCTTTTATTGTGTACCATGTGGGAAAGTAAATGATTTGCTTGG GTGCTGGAGAAAACAATTGATGGCTGCAAAAGATACGAGGAGGGTGGACATACTCTGTTATCGTGTCTCTTTAGGCCAAAAACTTCTTAATGgtactcaaaagtaccaaaaactTTCTGAGATCATCGATGAAGCAGTTAAGAAGCTTGAAGCTGAAGTAGGTCCATTAACTGGTGTGCCTGTGAAGATGGGTAGGGGTATCGTCAACAGGCTTTCTTCTGGACCTGAGGTTCAGAAACTATGTTCTTCTGCGGTGGAGTTGCttgataaaatgatttttgatatgatctcaaattctttaccag CAGGTTCAAGCCCAAAACCTCCATCAATTATACGCTTTGAAGATGTTCGACCAACTTCCGTTACTGTGATTGTGGGTTCTGAAGAAACTTTACCAGGCGTTAATGTTGGTTACACTTTGTGGTATCGCAAGGTTCATGATATGGAATATCCTGAAAGACCGATTTGTACCATGTTAGTGCCAAATATGAGGTATGTTGCCACAGGGTTGACTCCAGCTACAGAGTATCGTTTCAAAATTGTCTCCTTTAATGGGACAAGATGGGAAATTCCGATTTCAACAGCCTGTATCGGAGATGAAGTCCCAAGCTGCCCTGTTATGGGAATAAGTCAAAGCCCAACAACCAACTGTAGTAGCCTTTCTAATCCATCTTCTGTGGAGGATGAAACTAATAATGTTACTCTGTATAGTGATCAGAATGATGACCGGGCAGACAATTATCTGACATATTGCAAGGACACTGATAAAATTGTTTCCACAAATCTATGTGAAGGTGGCCCTAACACGGGTGAAGTTTCTCTATTGTGCATGGACCGTGCTATAGTTGGTCCCTTGCTCGATTCAGATGTCGTAAATGTTGAGAAAAAACACACATTGGATGACCCAATTACGGAGGATACAAGCACTGATAATGGTTCTGATGCCCTGGTTCAGATTGGTACTGAGTGCGTGCCGTTTGTGGGTTGTTCAGAAGCTGCCCTTCCTGTTACTCCCTGTAGGATGGAAATAGTTAAAGATGGGCAAGGAAGGAGTGGGAGAAGTAAAACCAGCAACAAGGACCTAGAGAATCAGACCGGGAATGCAGAAGATCACCAAGACGGAAGCTCCTCCAAGAAGAGAAGTGGGGAAAGACGGGATGAAGAATGCGTGGAAAATGGACTCTTAGAAATGGATTTCGAGCATTGTGTGAAGGTAATCAGATGGTTGGAATGTGAAGGACATATCGAGAAGAACTTCAGGCAAAAATTCCTAACCTGGTATAGTTTGAGAGCCACTACACAAGAAGTGAGGGTTGTGAAGGTATTCATGGATATCTTGAATGCAGACCCGGCATCGCTTGCTGAGCAACTGGTGGACACGTTCTCGGATTGTATCTGGAGCAAAAAATCGTCTGTGGTGCCTGCTGGTCTTTGTATGAAGCTTTGGCATTGA
- the LOC107958674 gene encoding VIN3-like protein 2 isoform X2, which yields MDFSFEGVALDPSKCSKLSMDEKRELVYELSKRTSRASEMLQSWSRQEILQILCAEMGKERKYTGLTKLKIIENLLKIVAEKNSGDHESVMDPEMQSSPTIGQRTAKRQRKADHPCRLPVPVNDFATNNGGDDMTNAIYCKNSACKASLRQEDTFCKRCSCCICYKFDDNKDPSLWLICSSEPPFQGNSCGMSCHLECALKHEKSGFLKDKRHAGLDGIFYCVPCGKVNDLLGCWRKQLMAAKDTRRVDILCYRVSLGQKLLNGTQKYQKLSEIIDEAVKKLEAEVGPLTGVPVKMGRGIVNRLSSGPEVQKLCSSAVELLDKMIFDMISNSLPGSSPKPPSIIRFEDVRPTSVTVIVGSEETLPGVNVGYTLWYRKVHDMEYPERPICTMLVPNMRYVATGLTPATEYRFKIVSFNGTRWEIPISTACIGDEVPSCPVMGISQSPTTNCSSLSNPSSVEDETNNVTLYSDQNDDRADNYLTYCKDTDKIVSTNLCEGGPNTGEVSLLCMDRAIVGPLLDSDVVNVEKKHTLDDPITEDTSTDNGSDALVQIGTECVPFVGCSEAALPVTPCRMEIVKDGQGRSGRSKTSNKDLENQTGNAEDHQDGSSSKKRSGERRDEECVENGLLEMDFEHCVKVIRWLECEGHIEKNFRQKFLTWYSLRATTQEVRVVKVFMDILNADPASLAEQLVDTFSDCIWSKKSSVVPAGLCMKLWH from the exons ATGGATTTCTCTTTTGagg GAGTTGCACTTGATCCATCAAAATGTAGTAAATTGAGTATGGATGAAAAGAGAGAACTAGTCTATGAATTATCAAAGAGGACAAGTAGGGCCTCCGAAATGCTACAATCATGGAGCCGTCAAGAGATTTTACAAATCCTATGTGCTGAGATGGGGAAAGAAAGGAAATATACTGGCTTGACTAAGCTGAAAATTATAGAAAACCTTTTGAAAATTGTAGCCGAAAAGAATTCAGGGGATCATGAGAGTGTAATGGATCCTGAAATGCAATCCTCCCCAACAATTGGTCAGAGAACAGCCAAAAGGCAGAGGAAAGCTGATCATCCTTGTCGACTGCCTGTTCCTGTCAATGATTTTGCAACCAACAATGGTGGCGATGACATGACCAATGCTATTTATTGTAAAAACTCGGCTTGCAAGGCCAGCTTGAGACAAGAAGATACATTTTGCAAGAGGTGTTCCTGCTGCATTTGTTATAAGTTTGATGACAACAAGGATCCTAGCCTGTGGTTAATATGCAGCTCAGAGCCTCCTTTCCAGGGCAATTCTTGTGGCATGTCATGTCATCTTGAGTGTGCTTTAAAACATGAGAAGTCTGGTTTTCTAAAAGATAAACGGCATGCTGGACTTGATGGGATCTTTTATTGTGTACCATGTGGGAAAGTAAATGATTTGCTTGG GTGCTGGAGAAAACAATTGATGGCTGCAAAAGATACGAGGAGGGTGGACATACTCTGTTATCGTGTCTCTTTAGGCCAAAAACTTCTTAATGgtactcaaaagtaccaaaaactTTCTGAGATCATCGATGAAGCAGTTAAGAAGCTTGAAGCTGAAGTAGGTCCATTAACTGGTGTGCCTGTGAAGATGGGTAGGGGTATCGTCAACAGGCTTTCTTCTGGACCTGAGGTTCAGAAACTATGTTCTTCTGCGGTGGAGTTGCttgataaaatgatttttgatatgatctcaaattctttaccag GTTCAAGCCCAAAACCTCCATCAATTATACGCTTTGAAGATGTTCGACCAACTTCCGTTACTGTGATTGTGGGTTCTGAAGAAACTTTACCAGGCGTTAATGTTGGTTACACTTTGTGGTATCGCAAGGTTCATGATATGGAATATCCTGAAAGACCGATTTGTACCATGTTAGTGCCAAATATGAGGTATGTTGCCACAGGGTTGACTCCAGCTACAGAGTATCGTTTCAAAATTGTCTCCTTTAATGGGACAAGATGGGAAATTCCGATTTCAACAGCCTGTATCGGAGATGAAGTCCCAAGCTGCCCTGTTATGGGAATAAGTCAAAGCCCAACAACCAACTGTAGTAGCCTTTCTAATCCATCTTCTGTGGAGGATGAAACTAATAATGTTACTCTGTATAGTGATCAGAATGATGACCGGGCAGACAATTATCTGACATATTGCAAGGACACTGATAAAATTGTTTCCACAAATCTATGTGAAGGTGGCCCTAACACGGGTGAAGTTTCTCTATTGTGCATGGACCGTGCTATAGTTGGTCCCTTGCTCGATTCAGATGTCGTAAATGTTGAGAAAAAACACACATTGGATGACCCAATTACGGAGGATACAAGCACTGATAATGGTTCTGATGCCCTGGTTCAGATTGGTACTGAGTGCGTGCCGTTTGTGGGTTGTTCAGAAGCTGCCCTTCCTGTTACTCCCTGTAGGATGGAAATAGTTAAAGATGGGCAAGGAAGGAGTGGGAGAAGTAAAACCAGCAACAAGGACCTAGAGAATCAGACCGGGAATGCAGAAGATCACCAAGACGGAAGCTCCTCCAAGAAGAGAAGTGGGGAAAGACGGGATGAAGAATGCGTGGAAAATGGACTCTTAGAAATGGATTTCGAGCATTGTGTGAAGGTAATCAGATGGTTGGAATGTGAAGGACATATCGAGAAGAACTTCAGGCAAAAATTCCTAACCTGGTATAGTTTGAGAGCCACTACACAAGAAGTGAGGGTTGTGAAGGTATTCATGGATATCTTGAATGCAGACCCGGCATCGCTTGCTGAGCAACTGGTGGACACGTTCTCGGATTGTATCTGGAGCAAAAAATCGTCTGTGGTGCCTGCTGGTCTTTGTATGAAGCTTTGGCATTGA